In Chelmon rostratus isolate fCheRos1 chromosome 21, fCheRos1.pri, whole genome shotgun sequence, the genomic window AGACTTCTGGGAGAAAGTCTTGCCACACTCTGCGCACAGGTAGGGTTTCTCTCTCGTGTGGACTCTTTCGTGGGAAATAAGATCTCCGTCGGTTTTGAATCTCAAGCCGCACCGAGCGCACTGGAACGGCAGATGGCCCGTATGTTTCCACTCGTGTGCGATCAAGATGCGCAGCTTGGATAACGTTTTGGGACAGTGGTTGCATTTAAACGGCCTGCTGATTTTATGGATGTTTTCGCAATGCTTGAGCAAGGGCTTAAAAAGGGTGAAGGTCTCCTCACAGCGGTTACACTGAAACAGGGTGTGAGAAGCTTTGTGCCTTGCCAACGTTGCCGCGTCTCGTAACACCTTcctacacacactgcagtagaGTTCGTTGTGGGTCAGTTTGTGCCTGTCCAGTGAAACTTTGTACCTGAACGCCTCTTCGCATTTGTCACACTTGTAAAGGTTTTGAGCTTCGTTCGGCCTCTCCGGATCGGCCTGCTGCTGAACGTACTCAAAGCAGGTTCTGTTCAAGTGTAGCTTAAAAGATGAGAAGAGTTTAAACCTGCTGTCGCATCGAGGGCAGGCGTAGTCACCGGTGGGAAAGTGAGTTTTCATGTGAGCTCTCAGGCTTGTATGCACGTGCTCCTTACAGATAAAGCATTGGACAATCCGAGTCTTTTTCTGATTGCTAGCTTTGATGTCGGCGATGCCTCGCTTTCTGCTGGTGGCCAGTACATTTTTCGGACTCGTGAAGGAAGGGTCCTCATCGGAGCAGCTAGACAATGAATCATCTTCATTTAGACTCCTGAGAGGCGTCACAGCAGAACACTCCTCATCTGAGTAGTTGGACCATGAATCAGCCTCACTGGGACTACCACTAGCAGTCTTATGGCAGGAGTCCTCATCTGAGTAGTAGGACCATGAGTCGTCTTCACTGCAATCATTGATAGGAGCCATGTATGAGTCTTTGATGAAGCTGCTTGAATCTCCAGTGTCAGAGGCCTCTGAAAGTGCACTACTGGACAGTTTACTTTTCCTAGGAGCTGACCTGTAGGCAGAGAGTGCCTCTTCACGAGCAcctctcttctcttccatcAGAATCTTTTTCAGCCTCAGGCCTCTGTTTTGTCTCACAGGTCGCAAAGACAGCGGCACGTCCAGTCTTTTCAGCTGAACACGGCATTGTTTTAGACGATGTGACGCAGTCCAATCAGTTTCATCAACCTTTATACCGCCCGTCCGgtcttctgtgtctgtttttacttGTGTTGTATGAGGCAATGATAAAGATTCATTGTCCAAATCTGATGTACATGACAGCGCAGTAGTCGAGATGTTGGCTTGTGGTCGTGTTTTGTCTGTCTCAGTTCTTTCTACAGAGGGAAGTTTGAGAGCTGAAATAATGCAGGCACCATCCAAGGAACCatctgaaaagagaaaaaaatgttgctgtgaaaTGGCAAAAAAGACTAAACCTCAACATCCGCTGTTAGGTTTCATTCATTATGCTATATGAACTGTTTACAGGCCAGTGGAAAAACTAAGCAGACATCACAATGGCAGCATTCACAGAGAGCTTTGGCTTAATATCTAAAGCTGTATTCACagatgtttcatgttgtttaaCTCACTTataaagcaaaagagaaaaaaatgctgcaggtaCTCTGCAGCCTCTAAAAGGGGAAGATTTCCTGCTTCTCTGTCATACATCAAAATAAATTGAGTGTCTTCTGgtgttggactgttggtcggacgCACAGGACAACCAAAGACTCTATTTTTGGACTAAAACTGCGTTTCAGATGAACtggtaataaaaataatcagctCAGCTCATTATGTGCATTTAACTACATTGAAGAATAAAAGAACTCTTAGCTGGAATCACTTTAGTTAGCCACAAAGCCCAATTTCCAAATCAAAGGTGGTAAATACCATTATTAAAATTAGCAGCATGAAGAGATACGAGTAACTGAAGGAACTATAGTAGCTATAGAGGCTTGCCATTGTGATCAAGTTGAGCGAGGTCTTTTTGATAGCGCAGCAGGGTTTGGAGCTCCTCGCTTTGAGACACAGAGCCCAAACATTCCTCCAGAGCTGAGGGCCCCTCACCCAGCATAGAGGCAAcctgaggaaagaaagaaatgcaccgatattaaaacagcaaaattcaGAGCTAGACTAAACTGACATCAAAATGACCTCAAGTCCTCGACATTCAATGTCTCATTCTTTACCTGCTGGAAGGTTTGAAGAGGAAAGAACTTTTCAAGTCTGGAGAGAAACATCCACATCAAGGTGCAAAGTGCTTCATCATATGAAGGACCAAACTCTTCAGGGAAAATGTTCTGAAAGTATAAATTATATTCAGTTTTTACAAACACCTGAAAACCACAACGACTGACCTCTGAGTCTGACGTCAGTatagagagacacaaacattcGCATTCATTCGATATAAATGAGTTGCATTTGGTGTACAGTAGTATCTATGCAAGTTCATGCAAGGACAGTAATGCACACTCAAAGCAAGGCTCACTTCATGTAAGTCTGGGTGACCTGTCAACTCTTCATCTTTGTCAAGATTTACAGTGGGGGAGGCGTGTTGGTACATTACCACCACAGTCACTTGAAACACAATGAAACTATTCTTATGGTAGAATGGTATTAGATGTTATATATTGTTCAGGAGCTAAAGCACTGATAGACAGAACAAATTCAAGGCGCAACAATAACACTGACCTGAAAAAAGTGTTCCCTCTCATCAGGATTTTTCAGCAAGTTCTTAACTAGATCCACAAATTCGGAGTGGGGCACCTCCATATTTGCAGCACCAACCTGCATAACATGACATGAGcattagaaagaagtgagcagATTGCACTCACTAGTGCGAGGCATGCAGTTATTTTTAAGGGGAACTTTATTTCtcacaaagtgctttttttcATGAATTGGAAGCAGCACTTTAAACTCACCTCCATTACCCATTCCTCAATGAGCACTTGCACTCTGTCCATGTGTGGTTGAACAAGCTCAAAGTCTGCAGTGGCTTCAAACTGACATAACTCCAGAATGAGCTAAACAACAAAGTGACAGCGTTTCAGAACCACAGTGGCAGAAAACACGTCTTCACAGACACTGGTTGTTATGGCAATTACAGTCACTTTGTGCAGAATTTTAAAATCCCCAGTGAAGGTATCAAAAAAGACGGCATGTTAAGATCAACCCCAACTTCACAGTCCCAGCAGGTACTATTGATAACAGACCAACGCTCCTCCTCACCCGTGCTCTGAGGCCCAGGATAAGTTGGGCCCTCTGGTGAGTGGTGAGAAGCTCTGGCACAATGTAtgtaaccatggaaacaaaCTCCTCAAGCATCCCATAATCAGCCACAACTTTCTGCTGGACGGTCCGCCAGATCACTGCCGAGACCAGTCGAATTGGTGGGACGAGGAGTcgcagagcagagaggggaagaggagcaCCTGAGAGTCAACAGAGGGGAGTTATTTCAACACCAAAGATCGTCTTAATTTACTTTTACTTCCTCCAACTtctacttgttttttttgttgttacttgTTTTAACTCCACGCTTTAACAGACACCGGAGCAGCTGCAGaatgaataaacacattatCAGCCCACAGGACACCAGATGGCTCAAGTAAAACCAGAACTTCTCGGGTCTTTTCCAAAAGCAAGACAACCTCATTCAAAATCCCACTGACATTTGTAACAGTGCTAATTCCTAAAGATCCAGCCTCGGCACAGAGCCTGTCTCCGCTGAATATTATATGGTTTAATCATATGCTTCATACTATTTGTTATAAGCCCGAGACTGTTGTGGGCTGAACTTCGGAGCTGGACAGATGAGGTGAGTCCATGGGCTGCAGCGAGCTCAGACATGtcagtaataacagcaggatAGACAGGATCCAACTGTGGAAGATTTCAGATGAGAGATTATAACAAAAGCAAATGCTAAAAATCACTTTAGATGAGTGTTTGTGAGTTTTAGAGATGTGGAAAAACAAGCTGCCACACCTGTACATTAACATGAGAGCTGTAGTTTTTGCTGTGCGTACGCAATAAGCTTTGTTTAACTCTGTTAAAATGTCAAAGGTTTTAGTTTCTAATGGCAACTGCTATATTGGGTGCTGATGCAAGTGAATCCATCCCTACAAAACCTGGACCTTCGCTTTTTTAAATGGTTGTCTCCTTCATGCCTGGAGGTGGAGCATACTTTCTGTCAGCAACGGCACTGCTTTAGCTTCCTTCAGTCATGTCTACGTAGATTCATCTTCTAATAAATCCAGGTTGTCATCTGGACGGTCATTGTAATGACAGCTGTGAACTGACGCTGTTAAGGCTTCGAGTACAAGGAGAGACATTTCAAAACAACTAATTCCCTCCACTGTTAAAATCTTTGAACGTCACAACGCTAGCTAAGAAGCGTAAACCAAGCTAAAGATGTTTTGCACacagaatatttatttatgtttacatACCTGGCCaggaaaaaaatggaggcaATATTATCTGCATGTTATGCGTTTCTCTTCCAGTTCACATTGTGGGTCAACAATAATGCAAGATATCCGGCTGACACTGGCTAAAAATGCTTTCGTCGCTCGAAAAAGCAGTGAAATCATTTCTTCTTAAGAACGAGTGAAGTGGTTCAACAGTTAGCTAGCTATAAGTTAGACTTCACTGTTTCCAGTGGTAGTACTGGGTGAATAATTACTCACTATTTCCAATTGAAGTATCTTCCATCCTGTTTGTCCACTGTGCTCAACTACGGTTAGTTGTGGTACTGAAATAGTACATGCAAAAATTTATTCAGGAaaatttcctcttcttcttcttcttcttcttctgcttctgcttctgcttcttcttcttcctttcgTACTTTAGTTGATTGTAATTTTTTGGATGCGTACCGACACCTACCGTACCAGAGGCGCACTGGAGTATGTAGAACAGGATCTAGTTTACATTAGTCTATAAAAACTAATAGATTCTAGTGTACGATCCGGTGTGTACTGAAAAATCTATTAtccttctttgtgtttctgtgctgggTCTGTTGGACAGATGCAAAAATTGGTCCGACGGTGTTTTGGTTCCGTGTTGCACTGAACGACGGTTCCCATGCCATGTAATCTTTGGGACCATCCAGCCCAGGCCAACCCACCAGAGCATCTAGTGACAAAAAATATATCATTACATTTCATATTAATACTTTCTAATCACTGTTAACTAACGAATCTTTAAATCTGTGTCTCACACTGCTGGAGGGACAACTTTGGACAAGAAACTATGAGGAAAATGTTTATTGGCTATCTTGAATGAAACATGCACTTGTGTGGAGCCTGTCCAACAATAGGCTGGTATCAAATGTGACTGGTATtttttctggtatttttaatatatattgaatatatattttttatttttcttttatatagtcaaatttctttttgcttgtataatatgtacatatgtatatataatctactttttattttgttttttgcaaatgttctctatctctgctgctattaaTGCCCAAATTTCTCCGGCTGGGGATaattaaagttttatcttatcttatcttatcttatcttatcttatcttattttatcttatcttaccttatcttatcttaactgaaaaaaaccctcaaactcTCCTTTGTGTCTGTTAACATAGCTTAAGATAGCATTAGCAATTAGAGGGCTGGTAGCATcattgctaatgttagctaaccATTAAGAAAGGCTTGAGCTGTGGAAAAATGTATGTCacaaaatgtattgttttgtaGTAGTTCTTATATTAGATATATAATATGTGTACTACCTGTTTCTCACAATTctaaagacatttattttggcTGAATTCACACCCCAGGGAGGCGTCAGAGACAATGGAGGCTCAGCAGTTACTATGTGGCTTCTTTAACAGTGCAAGCATTTGTGACATTGTATCTTCTTCACATACTGTCAGCAGCTCTtgtttgttcctcttttttGGCTTATAGGTGGAAACTGTCCCTTTCTTCCCTCCCCCTATTCCAGAGTGTAACGCTGAGCTAATATCGTGCTTCTGACTGACGTTAGCTTCGCCCATTCATGTGCAGTGATACTGGACCTAATACGGCACTTTATGATTTGATTCATGCTGTCCCCCATTTAGAGTAGAAAAAAGTGTGAAACGATTGTGTCGAGCTCTAGATCTAACATTTGTTGTTAATTGAGTGTTGCTTATTATGGGCTGCATCACCGGCTGTCAGCCGACACCGTGGTTTACTTCACCCCACAGTGTCGTGGTGATCAGTTTGTATAATTTATACAGtgaaattgtttgtgtgtgtgtgtgtaagtatatatctgtttttccattgtgtttttataattaTTACAAGATCTCCTGCTGTTGTTAGTCAGCAAGCTGATGCTCACATTGTATTtactctttgtcttgtttctgttgaaccacacacacacacacacgcagtggaAGGAAGTTTTTGTGGTCTGAACACTGAAATGCACACATACCGAATGTTTGTGCTCACTGAAAATCCAGTTTCATGCCTACGAGCACGATTTGTGACATCAAAACTAGTTTGGAAATGAATATTCAACTTACACAAGTGTGCAGTGGAAACTCGAAGTGCGAGACGTCTTGTGTCCAGCAGTTAAACTTTGGAAATGAGAATCATTTGTGTGATCGCAGATTCCTGAATTTAAAATCGGGGAGGAAATGATGGCATTTTAGGGATTTTGACAGgataatttgctgtttttgtggggaaaaaaacacatcagacacaaattattattcaaggTGGAGTATTTTatatacatcttaaaacatgcacagaggGAATCTTTAAGTTAGCAAGCTCTCACAATCTGCTACCAGGTTTAGAacttgtgtatttttacatatgTCTTGAGCATTTTCAATACTTTAACTGTACTTGAAAACTCCTAAACTAAACTACAAATGTATTATGAGTGAGGATTTAAAGTGGACTACCGATTTGCTTAAATATACTGCACTTGCAATGTACTACTAATGGATTACAAGTACAtcttcatttatatttatatattgcttTTGAGCATTTTCAGCACACTTTAAGTGTAACTTAATAACCCTAAAATTAAGCTATGAGTGTATTTTTACATGCTTCCTGAGCGTTTTCAACACACTTTAAGTGCACTGGAAAACTGAGGATGAACAGGATGTACTGTACGTATATCAGATATATGGTGCATTCAGTGCACATTAATGGCTGCCTGTCCCTGAAATATTTGCCACCTCTTATTGTCTGATCCTTGGAAAATCTTGCTCACTTCCTATTTTTCCCTGTCACTGACAGCACGATGCAGCGTTCTGGATGTCTGATCTTAAGATAAAAAAACATTGTCTGGTGACAGAAGTGTGAAATAAGTTGTGAGGTCGGCCTTCTACAGACATGCTGTTGTTTATCTGTCTGAGCTACACTGAATGGTTACAGGTAGATACAGATTAGCAAGTGAAAATACACCTTTGAGTCATGACTGCATGAAATccatatatttttaatttcattttaagtgCACTGTTATACTGATAGTGTTTTAACACACTTACTGAAAACATACTAGAAAAGTACTTTATAGCAATTATCTtaaaagtgtactttaaaaATTGATCTTAAATTTtactaaaaatatattttactgcaGTGTATTTATTAAAAGTACACTTTCAATCTATTTAAAGAGCCcacatttatataaatgtatggGGAACATACTTTGCAATATTGACACATACTTTCAGTACACTTCAGCTGTAagtaaacacagcacacagacaataatCAAATAGTAacagaaagtaaaaacacatttttgaaccgaggcatttttaaaagaatttatattctgaaataaaaatgttcacaATGTTACAAATAAAATCTTGAATTTATGAAATGTTTCCTACGCACATGTCTGAAAACGTTTGTTAATTATTTACAGATTATGCAAAACTTCACAGATGCCCTAAAGAGTGGGCAGGGGTCCATTTCTCGGGTGCTTTGAGACTCTACATCCTTTGTGAATAGTGCAAGTTGTCACGTCAAATTCAAAACTGCACAATTTCatggtctttttttaaacaacaacaaacacagctcctaatgaacaaatgaaagaaatctaCTTTAAACCTTTTTTGATGTACTTTAATTGAAAATGtgtatcacacaaacacacagtatgcacTCTTCAGATTCTCCCGCGCCCTCGTATTCATCAAGCCACTACATTGGGGGTCCAACCCTGCATCATTTGTTTCTTCACAGAGCACACATTTGACACTGCATTACACCAAACTCCAGGTTCAGCTGCTGCGCAACTGTTAAAAACCGCTTCAATAACGGCGCATGTCAAGCTGCATCTCCCtgctcacaaaatgtcaaactaagTAGCCATTAAAGCGTCTATGCAAACACTAAAAGATCGTTTAAAATTGCATTCTTACAGCTGTAATGACTTCCTTAAAAGGGAACTCCACTTATTGTGCACAtcagtctgtttacaggtgttgGGGATATTACTGAAAACATAGCAAAtgttgtataaagccttttgtgtcTCCACAGGGAGATGGGTGAAtgaatgtcctcaagtgatgtcactcaagTCAGGTTGGTGCAGAAGACCACAagttaaaaatgataaaatctgGAGGTGTGGAGTTAAATGAGTCCTCCAGATTGAGGGAAGAGGCTACATAAGCATAATACAGCAGAATATACAACCAAAccgagttgcattgtgggtaatgttcTGTGGGTGCTAGATTTGAAAAGGACTTACAATGTGTGAAGTAAAGACTGCATCTGGTTCTGCTGCTTGATTTTGAGCTTTGTTGTTGGTTTGATCGGTGGAGTGCTCTTTTAACTCACTGTAACCACAGCATGGAGACAGACGTTTCCCATAAAGTCTTTATTTGTGGTGGCAACATCATGCAAAAGCTCTGGTAAGAAAGTAAAAGGAAAACTTGGAATGATCTGCGTGAgaactaaaacagaaacagatatGTCTTGGGAAGTGTTCAGGATTTAGTGTCAAGTGTTCGTAGGACTGTGCTCGTCTCTGAAGGGGGGGAGATTTAATCCTGCTGTTAATGATGCACAACAGGTGGACATGTCTACAGCCTCTGTTCACCAGAAACCAGGaagaagattaaaaaataaatacaatggCACCtaagagaaaaatgaaagactttCCATTTCTGTTGTGAAAATTCACATACAGCACATCACTACTGAATTCACTCATCTCAAACATTTAAAAGGAGCCAGCTGAAATGAACGGCAGGGCGGTGATGTATACTTACAGGTGATATACTGTCCTCATTGGGTAATGAATGGGGTACTCAAATGAAGAAAGCCATTTACAGTGATGAGAGCTCATTGGCATCCTTTCAACCCTTTGCTTTCATTATGTGTCATTTCCTACTGAGCATTCAGCTCAACATGGAGAAGTAATATGACACACAGAAGAAACTCATACCAGTCAATCTTGGAGGCATTTGAACAAAAATTTAAGTGTTacatttgaggttttttttttttttttaagagaatgTTAAATAATGGCATCTATATTGAATTTATATTCTACCAAGGGGAAACTAAAATAGATAGTCCTTATACATGGGAATGCATAGTGGTCAAAAatagaagagaaaaacatgaagaaattGACCACCAAAGTTCTGAGGATTCAACAAATTCCTCCCCAAATTGATTCAggaaaaacaatgcacatttaTTTCGATTGCAAATACTATTACAAACGCTTCCGTCAATAATATCCCACCACAAGAAGTCCACTTCAATATCATACAATGCCAAATCAGAGGCAATTTTACGTCTTCTCTTATTCACCAATGTGTCAAATCTTACACATTTTTCTGTAGAAaacttttcttgctttttttttcttcctttataCAGAGTAGTAAAAAAAGGTTATGGCAAGATGCATCAAACAGAAATCCAAAGGCTGTGGAGCAGCCTCTGCAGGGGGTTCGGATTCCACTGATTCTGGATCAGAAGAAAGCCAGCAGCTCCCActcgctctctgtctcaggCATCTTACACTGGcgggaggggaagagg contains:
- the LOC121624894 gene encoding zinc finger protein 84-like, which produces MEDTSIGNSAPLPLSALRLLVPPIRLVSAVIWRTVQQKVVADYGMLEEFVSMVTYIVPELLTTHQRAQLILGLRARLILELCQFEATADFELVQPHMDRVQVLIEEWVMEVGAANMEVPHSEFVDLVKNLLKNPDEREHFFQNIFPEEFGPSYDEALCTLMWMFLSRLEKFFPLQTFQQVASMLGEGPSALEECLGSVSQSEELQTLLRYQKDLAQLDHNDGSLDGACIISALKLPSVERTETDKTRPQANISTTALSCTSDLDNESLSLPHTTQVKTDTEDRTGGIKVDETDWTASHRLKQCRVQLKRLDVPLSLRPVRQNRGLRLKKILMEEKRGAREEALSAYRSAPRKSKLSSSALSEASDTGDSSSFIKDSYMAPINDCSEDDSWSYYSDEDSCHKTASGSPSEADSWSNYSDEECSAVTPLRSLNEDDSLSSCSDEDPSFTSPKNVLATSRKRGIADIKASNQKKTRIVQCFICKEHVHTSLRAHMKTHFPTGDYACPRCDSRFKLFSSFKLHLNRTCFEYVQQQADPERPNEAQNLYKCDKCEEAFRYKVSLDRHKLTHNELYCSVCRKVLRDAATLARHKASHTLFQCNRCEETFTLFKPLLKHCENIHKISRPFKCNHCPKTLSKLRILIAHEWKHTGHLPFQCARCGLRFKTDGDLISHERVHTREKPYLCAECGKTFSQKSNLLRHLNFIHSESRNEKRHSCSECGKSFKEKGALKKHQRSKHLHELFRHPCPYCGKMVSASTIARHKLIHTGERPFKCTVPECDKDFRSTAEVKRHFLMHHTTERPYKCDVCGKGFIKMCFLNAHAKIHSGKKPFVCHFCGKAFPKLYSMQRHKKLVHTFVTQ